The following proteins are encoded in a genomic region of Terriglobia bacterium:
- a CDS encoding phenylacetate--CoA ligase family protein, with protein sequence MTPATLRLLQEIKLAKQLDYLYARSPFYRDKFAAARIRREDFRTLGDLARFPFTTKEELRESQAACPPLGSHMAADMADVIRLHASTGTTGRPSFVGVTRRDAQVWTHVTARSFYAQGIRPSDIVIHAAGLTMFAGGLPSKDAMEMIGAAFVPVGTGASEKVVLYAKALRANAIHCTPSYAIYLADYVRREAKMDPRELAIAKLVCGAEPGAGIPSVRAKMTEEWGARVTEGLGNADMAPIIFAECREQSGMHYNGYEYVYIEIIDPESGEVLPIETGVSGELVYTSLDRECVPLLRFRTRDRVSILATSCKCGRTGFKMRCIGRTDDMLIVLGVNIFPSAVRDVVSSFYPQTTGEVQILLDEPGPGVKPPLKVAAEYGSGTQDLPALQKKIEEKIKAVLSVSAAVQLVSPGTLPRFEMKGQLIKKLYEK encoded by the coding sequence ATGACCCCTGCAACCTTGCGCCTCCTGCAGGAGATCAAACTCGCCAAGCAACTCGACTATCTGTATGCCCGGTCGCCCTTTTACCGCGACAAATTCGCCGCCGCCCGGATTCGCCGCGAGGACTTTCGCACCCTCGGGGATCTGGCGCGCTTTCCTTTCACCACTAAGGAAGAGTTGCGCGAAAGCCAGGCCGCCTGCCCGCCGCTGGGGAGCCACATGGCCGCGGACATGGCGGATGTCATCCGCCTGCACGCCTCCACCGGCACCACGGGACGCCCCAGCTTTGTCGGCGTCACCCGCAGGGACGCCCAGGTCTGGACGCATGTCACCGCGCGGTCGTTTTACGCCCAGGGCATCCGGCCTTCTGACATCGTGATTCACGCTGCGGGCCTGACGATGTTCGCCGGCGGCTTGCCCTCGAAGGACGCCATGGAGATGATCGGCGCGGCCTTCGTTCCCGTGGGCACCGGCGCCTCCGAAAAGGTCGTGTTATACGCGAAAGCGCTGCGCGCCAACGCCATCCATTGCACGCCGTCCTATGCCATCTACCTGGCCGATTACGTGCGCCGCGAGGCCAAGATGGATCCGCGGGAACTGGCCATCGCCAAGCTGGTCTGCGGCGCGGAGCCCGGCGCCGGCATCCCTTCGGTTCGTGCCAAGATGACCGAAGAATGGGGCGCGCGCGTGACCGAAGGCCTGGGCAACGCCGATATGGCCCCCATCATCTTCGCCGAATGCCGGGAGCAGTCCGGCATGCACTACAACGGGTACGAGTACGTGTACATCGAGATCATCGACCCTGAGAGCGGGGAAGTGCTGCCCATCGAAACCGGGGTTTCCGGAGAGCTTGTCTACACCAGCCTGGATCGCGAATGCGTTCCCCTGCTGAGGTTCCGCACGCGGGACCGTGTCTCCATTCTGGCTACCTCCTGCAAGTGCGGACGAACCGGATTTAAGATGCGCTGCATCGGCCGCACCGACGATATGCTCATCGTTCTGGGCGTCAATATCTTCCCCTCGGCGGTGCGCGATGTCGTCTCCAGCTTCTATCCGCAGACCACGGGAGAAGTGCAGATCCTGCTGGATGAACCCGGGCCGGGCGTGAAGCCGCCGTTGAAGGTGGCGGCGGAATATGGGAGTGGCACGCAGGACCTGCCCGCGCTGCAGAAGAAAATCGAGGAAAAGATCAAGGCCGTGCTCTCCGTTTCCGCGGCCGTGCAGCTTGTGTCCCCGGGGACGCTGCCCCGGTTTGAGATGAAAGGCCAGCTGATCAAGAAGCTCTACGAGAAGTAA
- a CDS encoding alpha/beta fold hydrolase, with protein MAVFVLVHGSWHDGSAWDAVVRHLESKGHKVFAPTVAGHGKGARKNVSHADCVRSLVEFITGISLSDIILVGHSFGGTLISKAAEAIPGSIRRLVYQNAFVIRDGLSLLDEIPPEYVALFSRLAKQSGDNTVMPPFPVWREAFINDADLGLAKAAYARLSPEPFQPFADKLDLKKFYSLEIPRSFLNCTEDIALPPGEWGWHPRMSGRLGLCRLVQMAGSHEVMFTNPQGLAEKILEAGRD; from the coding sequence ATGGCGGTCTTCGTCTTAGTGCATGGCTCCTGGCATGACGGATCGGCTTGGGACGCGGTCGTTCGGCATCTGGAAAGCAAGGGCCACAAGGTATTCGCCCCTACCGTGGCGGGTCACGGCAAAGGCGCCCGCAAGAATGTCTCCCACGCGGATTGCGTGCGCTCGCTGGTAGAGTTCATCACCGGAATTTCTCTCTCCGATATTATCCTCGTGGGCCACAGCTTTGGCGGCACGCTCATTTCCAAGGCCGCCGAAGCGATTCCCGGCAGCATCCGTCGGCTGGTCTATCAAAACGCTTTCGTCATCCGCGATGGCCTGAGCCTGCTGGACGAAATCCCCCCGGAATACGTCGCTTTGTTTTCCCGGTTGGCAAAGCAATCCGGGGACAACACGGTGATGCCGCCGTTTCCCGTCTGGCGCGAGGCCTTCATCAATGACGCCGATCTGGGGCTGGCGAAAGCGGCCTACGCGAGGCTCTCTCCCGAGCCCTTTCAGCCTTTCGCGGACAAACTCGACTTGAAGAAGTTCTACTCCCTGGAGATTCCCAGAAGTTTCCTCAATTGCACGGAAGACATCGCCCTGCCCCCCGGCGAATGGGGATGGCATCCGCGGATGTCCGGCCGCCTGGGCCTCTGCCGCCTCGTGCAAATGGCCGGAAGCCACGAAGTGATGTTCACGAATCCGCAGGGCCTGGCGGAAAAGATTCTGGAGGCTGGAAGGGATTAG
- a CDS encoding isochorismatase family protein, whose protein sequence is MLKAKPQPLEVDLRKTAVVVVDMQNAFAAKGGMLDIAGVDISGAAQVVRTICGMLDASRRAGLPVVHLQMGYKPDLSNSGGPASPNWHKELAMHLMNCRPELKGKLLTEGTWDFAIVDELQPQPEDLVVVKTRYSGFQGTTLDSQLRMRGIQYLFITGIATNVCVESTLRHAYFLDYWPILIADGAMQAGPPALQEATVFNVENFFGWTMQSQDFLAAVKSSQS, encoded by the coding sequence ATGCTGAAAGCCAAGCCGCAGCCGCTGGAGGTAGATCTCCGGAAGACGGCCGTCGTCGTCGTGGACATGCAGAATGCCTTCGCCGCCAAGGGTGGAATGCTGGATATCGCCGGGGTGGATATTTCCGGAGCCGCGCAGGTGGTGCGCACGATTTGCGGTATGCTGGATGCCTCGCGCCGCGCGGGTCTTCCCGTGGTGCACCTGCAAATGGGTTACAAGCCCGATCTCAGCAACAGCGGCGGGCCGGCTTCCCCCAATTGGCACAAGGAACTGGCCATGCATCTCATGAACTGCAGGCCGGAGCTGAAAGGGAAGCTGCTGACCGAAGGGACCTGGGACTTTGCCATTGTGGATGAACTGCAGCCGCAGCCGGAAGATCTCGTGGTGGTGAAGACCCGCTACAGCGGATTCCAGGGGACGACGCTGGATTCCCAGTTGCGCATGCGCGGCATCCAGTATCTGTTCATCACCGGCATCGCCACCAACGTCTGCGTGGAATCCACGCTGCGCCATGCCTACTTCCTGGATTACTGGCCGATACTGATTGCCGACGGAGCCATGCAGGCCGGGCCGCCGGCCCTTCAGGAGGCCACGGTTTTCAACGTCGAGAATTTTTTTGGTTGGACGATGCAGTCGCAAGACTTTCTGGCGGCAGTCAAATCATCGCAGTCCTGA